The Carassius gibelio isolate Cgi1373 ecotype wild population from Czech Republic chromosome A19, carGib1.2-hapl.c, whole genome shotgun sequence genome segment GAGTTGGCTTGTGAAAGGGAGACACTGCACCACCCAGCCTGACATCTGGCCAAACTGGGCCTTTAAGAATAGAGTACTAAGAAACACAAGAACACCATCGCTGTTTCtgacaggactgtaaaataacacAATGCACTTTTCTCTTGCACCTGCAAGTCATTTCACAACATTGCTGAAAAagatgccataaaaaaaaaagagaggcttGTGCAATAATCAGTTCAGGAATTTAATTTTCACCCAAAAGGAAATTCCTCTATGTATTACAGTCTCCAAGACTAATTTTATGCTGGTGACATATTATCCATCTTTGAAGTTTCACAATGAGGATTTATGGTACGCCTTGTTTGAGTTCTggctgtttttttatatatatacatctaaTCCAAGCCAAGTAATCATATTTATCACTGGACATAAATAACTTCATAAACTTtgtaagcatattttttttttttggatcatcAAGATACTCCTAGAAAtgtcaatatgaatatttttatttataaatcatacgcaaatttgatttatttgtttgtttgccagCATCCTTTGTAGgacaaacaaatattattaataaaattaatcattcattagatttaattataacgtgtacatttagaatttttctcgagccaataaataataatacttataataaatacaaaaaatgattGCACTTGCTAAACAGCAACAATCTGAAGGTTTGAGAAGAACATCACTTCCCATAAATAGGATTGTATTTTAGCCAAATGAAACTATTGGCAAATATTACATTCTGTCCATTCATCGAGTAAATCCCTAGTTTGAGAAAATTTGTTTCTAGATTGTGTTACCTAGATGTCTGATTTGTACATATCTGGGAAAAACAAATGTCATACGTCCAGAAACTCTTCAGCTGGTGATTTCTCACAGGTTTCCCGTTCCTTCCCCACGGCTCACTCAGAGGTTATCGACAAGAGAATAAGTGTGACTTTGCATGAACTCTCTCACGTCATTCACATAAGCACAGGATAGAAGCTTATCGCCTGTTATTTCCTTGTTCTCCACCACCAACTCTTGCTGTGCCTGATCCTTTGACCCGGTGTGCTGACCAGCTCTGACACATCCTGTATGCCACAGCATTCAATAAGCACACATCAACAACAGAAAGTTATATAAGACATGTGTCTGACTAGCaatgcattcatataaaaaagaaaaaagaaatgctgcAACCCTATATATAATAAGTCTTTTGATTGGTTTATAAGGATTTTTACAACAAACATTTCAGTATGGACCGCAAAAGCGCCTCTCTATGGTCAGACGCAGAAATTATTTTAGccttacatttttttcagtgacaATAACAAAAATCAATCAATTGTACAATTAAAAGGACAAATAATGTACGAATGCAAAAAGACCTATTATAAATCCAATTACAATAGTAGTAGTTACTTGAAGTTACTTAGTAGGCTAGAAGTAGTAGtaaaatattgttcttttgttaaatgttttttattattattattcttggttGGGTTGGATGTATAATACTACCACTActgctaataataatactaattttgtttgggtgtgtgtatgtgtatcatATTCAAACTATTATAAGCCACCTGTAAATacattgtgtgcatttgtatTGGTAGGTTAATTGCAGCTGCTCCAGCAAATGTAACTGATCTTTCTGTGATGTATAAGATGTCCTGATGTTACGTGTGTCACGCAGCACGTAGCCGGGAAATAGTGCCGAGGAAGGACAGAACATTCTGAAGAGCTAGAAGTGTCTTTCTCGGAACACAGTGTACAAAtgcatgtgtgtgcttgtgtaagTGAGAGAGAGCGTTCAAAAGTTGTTTTAGTGAGATATCTATCCCCAACACTCCCTAAACAAAAGCTATAGGtttcaaaataaaactcaaaacGGTCGATAGGCAGGACAGAGGTTCAGTAAACAGAAATGCCAGATAAGGACTATGCTGACGAAACTACACTGATAATAACTTCCCCTTTTCACTCCTTGTTCTTCCCATCATCTGAAGTGAAAAGCACCATGCTATCAACAGCAGGACAGATGGTTGGAATTCAGTCAGCATTAAGAAAGATTAATTAAGAAGATGTGTTTGTCTGTATTAGTTCATCAAACATACATACTCTTCAGGAAACTAGTTGTCTAGATGTTAAAAGCAATATGAACTGGATGTCACAGTGTTTTAATGGGTGTCATACTGTCCATTTCATTCACACAGCCATTTAACCATACAATTTAGTCTAATACAAACATAATCGGGTTTCTTTAACTTGTAGCCTACATTATCGTATATAAAACCTAcagcacaatatattttaagaaatatattggtaaatatattttcctttcgtaagggcttACACTCATTTAATTTCAGACTCTCCATTTAACAGAAGCTTTTACGTAAAGGTCATTGTGTCATCATTACTGTAAATGCAACACCACCTGAGCCTACTAAAACGTCACTGCATAGTGGGGTCTAACGTGTTTGAGACCGTTTAGACAGGAGGTCACAAAACAATAAGTAATGCGACAGAGACCTCCGGTGGAAGGTTTAGGCATAGCCTATTCATGACTTCTAGAAGTAATGCGTCGCCACAATACTttgatttacttatttaaaaggTTGATGTATAAAGGAAACTATGTATCTAGCAACTGTGTagaaaatgaaacaaactgtttatttatttggaatcTTTATAAACATTTCATAACAAATGACTTGCAATTGTGCTTTCTGCTGTCAAATAATGGTGAAAATGTTATCTCTGTGAAACTCAGTAATATCTCTATATCACAATATCTTTACGGCAAACCCTAGATTATTAAGAATACACTCAGGATTGTAATTTTCATTCTGGCAGTAACTAAAAGTGGAACATTCCCAGCTCCTAGGCCCTCGCAGGTGAGGATCCTGCAGATGGCCGACTGTTTCTCACAGCAGTTAGaataatttatttgatcattttgatgGCGGTTTGTAATCCAGAAAGGATTAGGCTATGTGTTTAGGAAACACAtgtgaattaaatgaaattatatcCCAGTTTCAAACGTGCTTCTGATTACAGCCTGGAGGTACACAAGATCTGTGTTTTAAAGACAGTTTAAAGGGCACATAATTGTCTTTTGGGGTTAAAAAAGTCTTGATATGAAATTTGAATGGCATGACAATTAGAGATTATACTGCACAGGAACTGAAATCGCACGCTgatacacactacacacacaatgCTGATGTTGTAAACCTTAagaatttgagaataaagttggtcagaacaaacatGGCAGACTTGTTACTTACTCGTTAAGATGACAATATACGGTGAAATGGAGGACGTAAGAAGCAATACTAGTAATGGTCATGTTGCATATGAGtccaagataaataaataaataaaaataaaacttaaattgtGTAAATTATATAGGGGATATTTCaagttaaatttaaaacaaatgtatagttttgtgtatttttgcgaCTTTGGAGCCCCCTACAGTACAGTTCAATAAAATTTGATCCAGGGGTGGAAAACTCAATTCCTGGTGAGTCTGAGCCCtacagagtttagattcaaccataattaaacacacctgatccaactaatcaagtaaGTAAGTGAGTTGGAACAGGGTTGGTACAAAACTTTCCAGGGCTCTGGCCCTCCAGGAGTTGAGTTTGATAACCCTGATTTAATCTATTACAGTGGACAGCTTTGTACACATGCTTTTGTTGCTGTAGCAAAGCAATCCATGTTTTCacataatttcttactgctaacaAAAGGGGTTTTCATAAACTGGCTAAAAACTCTTTGGTGGACACAGCAGCTGCATATGAAAACTTAGGCAGCTGACTTGCTGCCTGTCTGCCGTATGAGGCAAAAAGgtgtttattttttagctttactgtcacagaatggaacacaaaggattgtgggatatcaaaggcatctcaggagacaggaactgaAGCTAACATTGAATTTGTACGTGCCTTGATCCTTGGAATGCATCTTCTGAAGgcaacatttttcagttttcggatgcagccagcATCATTTGAGTCTCTAATCAGTTGTGTTTGCTTAAAAGGGTTGTataatacaatttacatttttcctttctttgtGGAATGTTGCAAGCTCTTGGTAcataaagaaaatctgtaaagttgcaaaaactaaagaCTCAAATCCAGATATAGTCTTAATAAATGTTAAGAGTCAACTATGCcctcctaaaacagctcattctaacacacccccacgtctatgtcacgatgtgggaaaatttgcataacggcatccaaatgttcacacaaagaaagaaatcatCTTACCAAGCACAAGCAACACATAAGGCAGGTCTAATGTAGCAGTGTCTATCAGTTGTAGTACTGTGCCCTTCGAAGTCCTTTATTCCGAAGAGCCATTTGAAGGGCGAGGGTGAGAGATTGATTATCTAAGTTGAgaaacattcatatttaaaaattccAACAGAGAATCTCATAACAGTGATAAAAAGTCTGATTCTTTTTCTCAAGCCGGTTTAACCGGTTCAAAAAGCCGATTCATCGGTTCTTGGCACCAAGATGTCACTTACGGATTTCTTTTCTAACAACTCGTGCCATGTTGTATCAATGACATGTTCAAATAAAGTCATTTGTCTCAAcacatattaaaacattaaaataaaaagttattagtgTGAATGCACAGCTGATATCTGCCTTTCAAGTTAATGGTGTCAGTGGCCAGTTTAATTCTTGGATACTTTATTTCAAACTACTGAGCAGTATTGACTAGATAAGATTCCTAAATGTTTCGCATAAACCGCATAAGTTACATACATTGATGCTCAAACGCGATGTTCAACATgtcttaattataaataaataataaacatgtcTTACAAACGCCTTTATTTTGCTTTAACAACTTAAAATATTATCTGCATGCAGAATAAACCATGCATAAAACTCAGGTCTTCCAGGGTTAGCAGCTCTACCTCTTAACTCGTCACTGTGGTTATTGATAGCAGTGAAAGTGAAAGCATTTCTTGGGGTGGAGCTCGCTCTGCTTAtcggttcagcattataatttcAGATCGTATGCTTTAGGATATTCTTGCTTTATGGATTGCTCAGAAGAATTTGGTAAGAAACATTCAGGCTGCTTGTCTCCATTGCGATGCATTTGTACTCTTCTGGTAGCACTGCAATAATCTGATTTTCTGGAAGCCATCGAcatctaaaaaataatatttcataacatcATGTGTTATGACATTATGGGTGAGCCGACCGAATACGATTATCGACTGTAAATGTATTTAGCAAATCTCTTTAAAGACTGatccatttgtaatttttttcttctttttcaattTCTAATCGTACAGCAGTGAAGGAAATACGAGGCTTCTCCTCTTAGTTATTCATTCTTCCTGGGTCTCGTGCTCGGAAAGCTCGAGGATCGAAGAAAGGTAAGATTCACTGTATATTCTCTTTTGTAAGACGTTTTTTAAACGTAAACGGTGGTGCATTAAACATCCTGTTCTGTGACGTAAGAGATGCAACTATGGCAGATGAGgaggccattctttgtgttctttttgaagaattttcgGATGAAATGggaataaatatatgtttaatacTGCAAAGTACTCTCGATGTTACAGTCACTGCCAGAATAATAGAGAACATCCCAATCGAGTAAAGgtattttgtggaaaatgtggcTCCTAATTATTAAGGCTTTTCGCATTTCAGGTGAAGAATAATCCACATCGTTTTGATGTTtatgacattattatttgtattgtgaGAATTAGGCTTATCATTATTGCTGATCACTGTTGTTGtgatataatattgtaatatttaccatTATATAATCAAAGGAGCATAGAAAAGGTTATGAAAGTGTCACTCCACAATAcaatagcaaaatatataaatatttatagtatttttatgttaCGTTAATCTGTGTCTAGCACACCTTCCTAAGGAAAGGATGTGGATCACAAGACATTGCAATTACTAAATGATATTTAGACAGACTTCAAAACGTTCCAGATTGTGCtgttattatttcagttattttacctTGTAAATAAACATGTGCAAACAATATACTTGctcttgtgaatttatttttatgttaattacATTTACTTACAGATTCCtaatgtatgtgcatgtgtgtgtacgtATACAACAGCCTTAGTAAGATTTATGTGTAGCTTATTTACAGCATCTAGGTATATAGAAACTTCTAATATGACTTTACTTGGAGCCATTGTGCAAGCTGTCTCTTTAACACCACTTGGTTTATATGTTGCCGCTGATTGGACTGACATTTTTGACACACttaccaaacaagagaaaacagatCTCAAAAGGTTATGATTTCACAATGACTACAAACTATAGGGCCTAATACAAATTTTTCTTTCAGGTGTTTCTTACCTCCTTTTTGCATTTATAAGgcctatatttaaaactttacaatACGCTTTATAACACAGCTGACACGTTTCTTTTTTAGATGGCTACATTTGAAGATTATTGCATAATAACCCAGGAGGACTTAGAGGATATTAAAGAGACCATATCCTCTCAGGATCTCCCATCAGCGATAAGCATGATCAAAGAATACCTCAAACAGCAGGATCTTGTAGAACTTAACATTGGTGTGACGGGAGAGTCTGGTTCTGGAAAGTCCACATTTGTCAATGCATTCAGGGGCTTAGGAGATGAAGACGAGGGCTCTGCTAATACCGGCCCAGTAGAAACCACTATGGTGCCTGAGGTTTACCTTCAcccaaaatacaaaaatgtgaaaGTGTGGGATCTTCCTGGCATCGGAACACCAAACTTTAAAGCTGATGAGTACCTTAAACTGGTTCAGTTTGAACGCTACGATTTTTTCATCATCATCGCTTCAGATCGGTTCAGAGAATGCCACACTCAGCTGGCCACAGAGATCATGAGAATGAAgaaaagattttattttgttcGTTGCAAGATTGACTTGAGCATTGAGgccgaaaagagaaagaaaaactttgACCTGCAAAAGACACTGGATATCATAAGAGAGGACTGTGTAAACGGTTGGTTTATTATTGCAATGTTTTGacaaacacaattattattacatttttaaagttgtcATTAACATTATGCTTTATTGTTGATATATATTTAACCATCTAAACTGATATTAATATACATGATTGTAGAATTCATGATAATAGGCATTTTTGTATatgaataatacaataataatttgttaatgaTTACATAATAACTCTTTCATTTTTATAGGTTTGAGAAAAATCGGTATAGATGATCCTGCTGTGTTCCTGATTTCTGGATGGGAGTTTGAAAAGTTTGATCTAAATGTTCTGCAGGAGAGGATGGAGAAGGAGCTTCCACAGCATAAGAGACTTGTGCTGATGTTGGCTTTGCCGAATATCACACTGGAGATTaatgagaaaaagaagaaagctCTAGAGCAGAACATTGGAAAAGTTGCCTTCCTGTCTGCTTGTGTGGCTGCTGTTCCTGTTCCTGGTCTTTCAATTGCTGTGGATTTAGCCTTCATAGCTCACGAGATAGAGAAGTACTGTACCACCTTTGGCCTTGATAAGGAGTCTTTGGAGAAGCTCTGTGAAAGATATGGGAAGAGAATAGAGACTGTGGAGGGTCTGATTAAGTCAGCTTGGTATAAAGAAATATGCACAGGTTCAATCACAACCATACTAAGAGACCTATCCTTTCTGATAACAGAAGATGCTGTTGAGTCTGTTGTTAGGTTTATACCCCTTTTAGGCACTGTGGCGGCAGGAGCAATGTCCTATTGGGCTGTGTCAACAATGCTGAAGAGTGCTCTGAATGAGGTAGCAGAAGATGCCAGGAATGTGCTCATCAGTTTGCTGGAGACTGAAGTGTAATACTGTACCACTGCCAGCTATGTAAAGTGGTCAAAAGGTTTATAAAACTCTATACTTAAAAGTTAATTcctttgggaagaaaaaaaaaatggtcctgACGAATTTTATACACAGAATTTTAACCTATAATTGtgacaaatatttatgttttaaattattgaTCTAAGAAAAACAATACTAGATACTAAAGAATAATTAAAATACCAAATAAGCAGAATCAAATGATAATTGCATTGAAAAGttctaattattttttacttagtaGAACTTGGTACAAAAATTGatataattaaaattgtatttttcatgAGGCCTGTTGGACTGttaattaattactaatattgaaTCATACAAAAAGTGCAATCTTCcaattcaaaagtaacattacaCACTACATAGAATAAGTGGCAGATCTAGTTTGCATTTATGCACAGATCTATTATGCTATACACATATTTTGTCCCATCCCTAGCTTTGGTTTTCACTATCATCTCAGTTTCAGTCCATTTAAGTAGGGTTGTTATGAAAGCCCGTTTCCACCGTTTAATGAAGACGAAAAAAGGAGCACTATGCATTCACTCccctcacctacaattcctgccagtaCTGAGACTTAAACCCATGACCTTCGGGTtccaagtctgactctctaatcattaggccacAACTAACCCAATATAACATTTAGACTCACAATTGGGAGATATAAACTTCAGATTGGTCATTATTTTCAACAGCCTGTGATAAGCTAAAAAACTCAATGCTGCAAAATCAGGTTAAACATTGGGGTTATGGGCAAAATAACAGcacttatgtttttgtttgtggatattttgaataaaaaaggaaaatctaaataaaagtgATGCATCTGTCATGCAGCGATATTGTGCCTGAATGACGCGTCGCTTTGggaaaagggttaaaaaaaataacccaacatttttaagagtgcagaaaaatttatattattgattgatattgatattataataaaatgttaaaaataacccaataaaaTGACCCAACAGGCTGAACCCAGCATTTTGAAAGTGTGATTTTGAGTTACCCCCCAAAAATACCTTGCAAGACACGTTCTCCTAATGATCCAGGAACAATTTGGTGATGATCTTTGCATTTTCTAGAATGATGGAGGACCACGTCACAAGAAAGAAAGAGCGATACAAATTGGTTTAGAGATCATTACATTGAAATCCCTGGATCTtaatcccatagagaacctgtggccAACCCTCAAAAGTTGACTGGACAGGCAGAAGCCCACAAACTGTGATCGACTGCAAGTGTTAATAAGTTAAAAATGGATTGCATTAGTCAGAATTTGGCAAAAAGCCAagggcttatttgaaaactaaagACTAGCTGTGTAAGACATACTACTTAATGCGCAACtgacaaataaatgtttgcaaaaacattttaacattagcAATTAAGTTTGGTGTTTAGTTGTGTTGATCCATGTTTGGATTTCTTAATCAGGAGATCTGGCTTGACTGTTTGAGAACACTTTATATTGAGTATCTTAGTTTTGGTACTTCTCGGCCATTTTTGTATATTGCTACTTTTGTatgtacttttataaaaaaaaaaaaaaaaattataaatgttgttttgtaTATCATTTTTGAAATAGTATTCACATGACTCAATACATTAACAAGTTCTTTGACATTAACGATTGtagttaattgtaattattttgaaaacaaatgttttaaggaGATTATATTTATTTCTCTATATAAAGACTTTTCACCGTATCTCAGTTTTCAATTAATTGGGATTTAAGGATTAGTAACGGTATTCGCTGCCTTCTACGCTGTATTTTAAAACAAGTCGTCATCCGAagcagtaggtggcgctgtggtGTTCAGAGTGTTTCCGTACACACAGTCGACACGTCATGCTAGCGGAACACACTAAAATAATCTGCTCGTGTGTTCAACTGTCTTCGTAATTTTGAGGTTCAAGCTGACGGACGAAGGTAACGTGCCTGCtaagtatatattttatagaaagtATGGTGAGAATGACTCATTAAAACTGGAGGTTTGTATGTGATTGTGTGTACGTTAACTGTCGACTTTGTGTGATACTCTAAAacgaatgtaaaatgtaaattaatccTAGTGTGTAGCATTTACATTAtaggtaacgttaacgttatatACTAGAGTAATTGATATTAGTCTTCCAATACATATTTTTTAGTTTACTGCATTAAATACTGCTCCGTACAATAATTATGCTGAAATGTTCTTGTGTTGTACACGTAAGCAAACAAAATTACCCGTTTGAAGTGTATCAATAGTcgttaaatgtgtattttaaaatgtgttatattgAAGGACAATACACGTGAATTAtagagctgttaaactgtcaacaCGAGCCTTTTATTGAAAAATggactcattcattcatttctacattttttttttttttttttttatcaagtggcTTCACTTGTCCACGTATCCACCACATCATATGCTTGTGTTTTCCAGCACTGGtgataacgtttttttttttgttgtggtttAATTATTTCTAACAAATTGAGATGTTCATTATATTCGTTAAAATCCTAATTTGACCCCCACAGATGAGGCTGCTCTGTGTATTTGCTGTGGTTGCTGTGGTGGGTCTGGTGGCAGGAGAAGAAGGGGCTCGTCTGTTGGCCTCCAAGTCCCTGCTAAACCGATATGCTGTAGAGGGACGAGACCTCACCCTGCAGTACAACATCTACAATGTGGGCACCAGGTATTGTTCTCTCCGAATTGAACCAAATAATTTTAAGGACTGATAAAGGGCCttgtgttttgtttaaatgtCATACAATTTAAGTATATTTCTAATCTAGTTTATTATTGTCTAATatgttttccacttttttttttttttggttctttccAGTGCTGCGCTAGAGGTTGAGCTGTCTGATGACTCGTTCCCCCCTGAAGATTTCGGCATTGTCTCTGGAATGCTCAATGTGAAATGGGATCGTATTGCTCCGTATCCTCATTCATTAACCAATAGTTGTGCCAGAtacaggctatatatatatatatatatatatatatatatatatatatatatatatatatatatatatatatatatatatatatatatatatatatatatatatatatatatatatatccaggctttgaaaattagtgaggtctAGGGGGTTTCTAAAATAACCCCCTTATTTTAGatttgtgctataataacccctataaatacaactagtggggaagtcgtggcctaatggttagagcgtcggactcccaatcgaagggttgtgagttcgagtctcgggccggacggaattgtgggtgggggtagtgcacgaacagctctctccaccttcaataccacgactgaggtgcacttgagcaaggcatcgaacccccaactgctccccgggcgccgcagcataaatggctccccactgctccgggtgtgtgctcacagtgtgtgtgtgtgtgttcactgctctgtgtgtgtgcatttcggatgggttaaatgcagagcacaaattctgagtatgggtcaccatacttggctgaatgtcactttcacttcactttcactttttctaaGGATGTTCATTTGTTAATCATAAAAATAAGTATACCCTGTCCATAAATAAACATAAGCTCTATGTGGCACAGAAGGTAAAAAGTATGACTTGCATATTTTGACGTGATAAACCTGGGTTCGAATCCGACTTTtggcaaactttattttttctcctttttcaaatttcaaatcacatcagaaaagcatttattttcaatgaaaattaagtaaattcaaaATTTTGAGAAAGAAGTATTGGGTAGGGTAAGGGTAGgtgcatccatttaataatttgaattcaaaataaaattaacactCGTTATAATTGcaaactgttttataatgtactacaatacagaggtgcagataattgccacaataagtagtataaatagcagaaaatcctgctattttaacatagtataaaTAGAATCTATAACTATTTGCACTTGGTGTACCGCTGCCTTTTATTGATAATTGCCAAACTAATGCCGGTGATGTAATGTTGCcagatatttttattaaaataaacaaaaacctataaataacaagccgaaaattatatattttggaaattagataAGATGGTTATCACTGACCCTAAACTGCAAAAGCCTACTTTATTAAATTTCTAAAGTGTCAAATTCAGagcaaaaacaagtaaaaaaaaaaaaattgctggatCTGGCAACACGGAGGCTGCGTCCACGCTCTTGCACAAATTTTATTTTCGAACATGAAAAATTTACCGCTCATAGCTGGCTacgggcatgtgtgtgtgtgtccttacgTTGTTTAGGAGCATTCTAACCCCTGTTTCACAACGCAAGCGTGAGCGGCGCGTGAGCAGTGCATATTTTTTTTCGGCGTCCATGTTAAtcaatgagtgcattcacaccGGGACCAGGAGCAGCGCAGGAGCGTTGCGTGAAAAGCAGTGaaggtctatttttgctgtgctgatcacgctcaattaaagtgaaagcacacttttgatggaaaaataaatatgattttacacaaaacttgttcaaatgcacagaataagcatgtcaagagttttaacaacaacgacaatgtctagtgttttaacaattatgccagaaaagaaaattaagtataacatatgtatttaaccatttaaactttttaattaatcgttttgggtgaaagtatggtgtattgttataaaagtaaatgttgaaagaattatacccattgtttgaaatggttatatTTTCTGCCGAACACGCTTTGCAAAAGCTTCTGTGATGCTGTACTTATACgcttccagtgtgaatactcGCAAGAGTCTGCTGCTGCAGTGACGATGTATTTGCGCGGATGCGCTGCTCGCGCACCGCTCACGCTTGCAGTGTGAAACAGGGGTGAGTCCGATGTGGACTCATCCTTGTTTAAACAATATAATCCTGTTTAATCTTAAATCAATCATTTTTGTCTTTACTAATAGCACTTGACTTCATTAGTACTGTATCAGACTGTCAGGTTGCTTTATTTACTTTGTTCTTTGGTAGATTATGTTCTTAACTCTTCTTCTCTTCAGAGCTAGTAATGTTTCTCACACAGTGGTTCTGCGCCCTCTGAAAGCTGGATACTTCAACTTCACCTCGGCCTCCGTTAGTTATCTGGCCCAGGAGGGTGGACAGGTTGTGGTAAGTGGAGTCCTACGATACCTTTCATGTACATAGTCAGTATAAGGACTTTTTTTTTGGTACATAGTTTAGCCATTAAATATTAAAGTTTGAACAATGTTTTGTTATTACAGTATGTGTAAATGTAGTTATTGGCTGTTAGCTAAGTCTTTTCTCGTTCTTTGCATCTGATAGGTTGGTTACACAAGTGCTCCAGGTCAGGGAGGCATCCTAGCCCAAAGAGAGTTTGACAGACGCTTTTCTCCACATTATGTAAGTGCTTTAATATGGAAAAGGGTGTAAAATGATCTTTAATGTATGAGCACTTATATTGACATCTAATCTATTTTTCCTTCTAAAAGCTGGACTGGGCAGCTTTTGGTGTCATGACCCTT includes the following:
- the LOC127935523 gene encoding interferon-inducible GTPase 5, translated to MATFEDYCIITQEDLEDIKETISSQDLPSAISMIKEYLKQQDLVELNIGVTGESGSGKSTFVNAFRGLGDEDEGSANTGPVETTMVPEVYLHPKYKNVKVWDLPGIGTPNFKADEYLKLVQFERYDFFIIIASDRFRECHTQLATEIMRMKKRFYFVRCKIDLSIEAEKRKKNFDLQKTLDIIREDCVNGLRKIGIDDPAVFLISGWEFEKFDLNVLQERMEKELPQHKRLVLMLALPNITLEINEKKKKALEQNIGKVAFLSACVAAVPVPGLSIAVDLAFIAHEIEKYCTTFGLDKESLEKLCERYGKRIETVEGLIKSAWYKEICTGSITTILRDLSFLITEDAVESVVRFIPLLGTVAAGAMSYWAVSTMLKSALNEVAEDARNVLISLLETEV
- the LOC127935524 gene encoding translocon-associated protein subunit beta-like, which codes for MRLLCVFAVVAVVGLVAGEEGARLLASKSLLNRYAVEGRDLTLQYNIYNVGTSAALEVELSDDSFPPEDFGIVSGMLNVKWDRIAPASNVSHTVVLRPLKAGYFNFTSASVSYLAQEGGQVVVGYTSAPGQGGILAQREFDRRFSPHYLDWAAFGVMTLPSIGIPLLLWYSSKRKYDSQKSKKN